From one Triticum aestivum cultivar Chinese Spring chromosome 4B, IWGSC CS RefSeq v2.1, whole genome shotgun sequence genomic stretch:
- the LOC123092871 gene encoding probable receptor-like serine/threonine-protein kinase At4g34500, producing the protein MDAAGPPPAASADVGGGRSFIGLSTAAEAALAGAVVLLLVVAAASIAAYLARRRGGGAKPQSSRVDHALSSGSLLPTSTPKQKYAEVGAEVGTSSSDVASSSAAASSLESPVRKKLERISGGGAAPGVEMGWGRWYELEELEAATGGFREANVVGEGGYGTVYRGVLAGGEVVAVKNLFDHKGQAEQEFKVEVEAIGRVRHKHLAGLIGYCAEGPKRMLVYEFVENGNLEQWLHGDVGPVSPLTWEIRLKIAIGTAKGIAYLHEGLEPKVVHRDIKSSNILLDKKWNPKVSDFGMAKVLGSGSSYVTTRVMGTFGYVAPEYASTGMLNESSDIYSFGVLLMELISGRSPVDYNRPAGEVNLVEWFRGMVGSRRVEDLADPRIVPVPAPRVLNRVLLVCLRCIDSDAHKRPKMGQIVHMLEGDEFPFRTEHRSPRAAHRPSTNARTSLLAEKAGPDDADKSTWR; encoded by the exons ATGgacgccgccggcccgccgcccgcggcctccgccgacgtcggcggcggcaggtccttCATCGGCCTGTCCACCGCCGCCGAGGCCGCGCTCGCGGGCGCCGTCGTCCTGCTCCTCGTCGTCGCGGCCGCGTCGATCGCCGCATACCTGGCGCGCCGGCGCGGGGGCGGGGCCAAGCCGCAGTCCTCGCGCGTCGACCACGCGCTCTCCTCCGGCTCGCTCCTCCCGACCTCCACGCCCAAGCAGAAGTACGCCGAGGTCGGGGCCGAGGTCGGCACGAGCTCCTCCGACGTGGCCAGCTCGTCCGCGGCGGCCAGCTCCCTGGAGTCGCCGGTGCGGAAGAAGCTGGAGAGGATCAGCGGAGGCGGAGCGGCGCccggggtggagatgggctgggggAGGTGGTATGAgctggaggagctggaggcggccACGGGCGGGTTCCGCGAGGCGAACGTGGTCGGGGAGGGAGGCTACGGCACGGTGTACCGCGGCGTGCTTGCCGGCGGCGAGGTGGTCGCCGTCAAGAACCTCTTCGATCACAA GGGTCAGGCCGAGCAGGAATTCAAGGTGGAGGTTGAAGCCATCGGCAGAGTGAGGCACAAGCACCTCGCCGGCCTCATCGGTTACTGCGCAGAAGGGCCTAAACG GATGCTCGTGTACGAGTTTGTTGAGAACGGCAACTTGGAGCAGTGGCTGCACGGGGACGTCGGCCCCGTCAGCCCGCTGACATGGGAGATACGTTTGAAGATCGCCATCGGGACAGCCAAAGG TATTGCCTACTTGCACGAAGGGCTGGAGCCCAAGGTGGTGCACCGGGACATCAAGTCCAGCAACATCCTTCTGGACAAGAAATGGAACCCCAAGGTGTCCGACTTCGGCATGGCCAAGGTCCTCGGCTCCGGCTCCAGCTACGTGACGACCCGTGTGATGGGCACGTTCGG GTACGTGGCCCCGGAGTACGCCTCGACAGGGATGCTGAACGAGAGCAGCGACATCTACAGCTTCGGCGTGCTGCTGATGGAGCTCATCTCCGGGAGGAGCCCGGTGGACTACAACCGGCCGGCGGGCGAGGTGAACCTGGTGGAGTGGTTCAGGGGGATGGTGGGGAGCCGGCGCGTGGAGGACCTGGCGGACCCGCGCATCGTGCCGGTGCCGGCGCCCAGGGTGCTCAACCGGGTGCTGCTGGTGTGCCTCCGCTGCATCGACTCCGATGCGCACAAGCGGCCCAAGATGGGGCAGATCGTGCACATGCTCGAGGGCGACGAGTTCCCCTTCCGCACG GAGCACCGATCGCCGCGGGCGGCTCACCGGCCGTCGACCAACGCCCGGACGTCGCTTCTGGCCGAGAAGGCCGGACCCGACGACGCCGACAAATCCACGTGGAGATGA